AGGTTTGCTCTTTGGACCAAGATCACTTCCTTCGGCGAACTCAGGAAGAGCGGTGGTTTTCGGTGCGTTCGCGATTCGGAGGCCGATGGAACAGCTAGGCATTTTATTGAATGGCGCCGCGATGGCGTCACGGCATGAGGATGGAGAAGTGATTGAGCCGATATCAGATGATTGGAGAAAACCGGCCGGCGTCGAATATGCGTTGGACGAGCCAAAATTCATGGCTGAATATGGGCGATCAATGGCGGCATGGGGCAATGTTGAGCATGCTCTAAGCAGTGTTTTTGCGACAGCACTTGAGGTTAAGCAGGTGCACCACGCGCGTGCGGCCTTCCATAGCGTCATCTCTTTTCGGGATCGCCTGGGGATGATCGATGCTCCTATGAAAATGGTGACAACTTCTTTCCCCGGTGAACAGTGGCTAAAGCTGAGCCAAGAATGGGCTCGATTAAGCGATACGCTTAACAAGGCGTCCCGACATCGAAACGTCCTCGCCCATATGCATGTTTGGCACAGCCCCTTGGTCGGTACCTTCGGCTGGAAGGACATAACCCGGATCTCTGAATTGCCAATGGATCCTGATGAGCGGAAGAAGGTAACGGTCACCGTCGAAAGGATGCGCGACTATCGAAAGTCCTTCGAGAGTTGCACTCGTCGTGTCCGAGATTTCGAGCAAGATCTACTGAAAGCGATGGAGAACCCAATGCGCGATGTTGTCCTGCCTTCAACTCAAAAATGACTTTGAATCGCCCCCTGGAAAATCGGGAGCCCTTCTCTTTGGGGCTAAGCAATTGACACGTATGGTGATCCCGGCGCGATTCGAACGCGCGACCCCCAGATTAGGAATCTGGTGCTCTATCCTGCTGAGCTACGGGACCACTTGAGTGCCATGCATACAAAAGGCTTGGCGGGAAGCCAAGCCTTAATTGTTGTCAGAGACCGAGGCGCTGTTCGGCGAGGCGGACCCAGTAGGAGATGCCGTGGGCGATGGCTTCGTCGTTGAAGTCGTAGGCCGGGTTGTGGAGGCCGGCGCTGTCGCCGTTGCCGATGAAGATGAAGGCGCCGGGGCGGGCGTTCAGCATGTAGGAGAAATCCTCGCCGCCCATCATCGGATCGATTTCGGCGTTGACGTTCGCCTCGCCGGCGATGGCACTGGCGGTGGCGACTGCATGCTCGGTCTCATCCGGGTGGTTGACGGTAACGGGGTAGTTGCGGTGGAAGCTGATTTCGGCCTCGGCGCCGTGGGCTGCGACCAGGCCCTCGATGATCTGCCGGAACCGCGTCTCGGCGAGCGTGCGCACCTCTGGGTCGAGGGTGCGGACCGTACCGGCGAAGGTCGCATCGTTCGGAATGACGTTATGGGCGAAACCGGCATTGAACTTGGTCACCGAGACGACGACCGAGCGCAGCGGATCGGCGGTGCGCGAGGCGATCATCTGCAGATTGGCGACGATCTGGGCGCCGATGGCGATCGGGTCGATCGTCTTATGCGGCTGGGCGGCGTGGCCACCGCGGCCCTTGACGGTGACGGTGAATTCATCGGTCGCCGCCATGATGGCGCCCTTGCGGGTGGCGAACTGGCCGACAGGCAGGCCCGGCAGATTGTGCATGCCGTAGACCTCTTCGATGTCGAAGCGCTCCATCATGCCGTCCTTGACCATCAGATTGCCGCCGCCGCCGCCTTCTTCGGCGGGCTGGAAGATGACGGCGACATTGCCGTTGAAGTTGCGGGTCTCGGCCAGGTATTTCGCGGCGCCGAGCAGCATGGCGGTGTGGCCGTCATGGCCGCAGGCATGCATCTTGCCCGGCGTCTTCGAAGCCCAGGGTTTGCCGGTGATCTCGGTGAGCGGCAGAGCGTCCATGTCGGCGCGCAGGCCGACCGTGCGGCGGCCTTCGCCCTTGCCCTTGATCAGGCCGACGACACCGGTTCGGCCGATGCCGGTGACGATCTCGTCGACGCCGAATTCCTTGAGCTTTTCGGCGACGAAGGCGGCCGTATTTTCCACAGCGAAGAGGAGTTCCGGCCGGGCGTGGATGTGGCGGCGCCATTCGGCGACCTCGTCCTGCAACTCCGCGGCTCTGTTCAAAATCGGCATATCGGTGTTCCTGTTATGAAATCTCGACAATCTTTCATCGCATCACAAGGGTGTGAGGCTCACGGAAATTACTTAGTCAATGACCTTTGCCATGTCATAGCCATATAGGCTAAATAGGGGAAGATTTCGAGATTTTCCTGATATCCGAAGGACGAACCGTGTCGACGAGCCACTTCCGTTTGTTTGCTGCCTTGCGGCCGCTTTCTTTCGTGTCAGCGGCGACTGCCGTTTTTCTGGCCTCCGTTCCGCTGGCCCAGGCCAATCCGCATATTCTCGTCGATGTTCAGACCGGCCGCGTGCTCGAGCATGAAGAAGCCTTCCGCAAATGGTATCCGGCCTCGCTGACCAAGCTGATGACCGTCTATACCGTGTTCGATGCGATCCGCGCCGGTCAGATCAGCCTTGATACGCCCGTCGTCATCAGCAAACGCGCCGCCGCGCAGCCGGCCGCCAAGATGTATTTCAAACCAGGCCAGAAACTGACGCTCGACAGCGCATTGAAGATCCTGCTGGTGAAGTCGGCCAATGACGTGGCGGTCGCGGTCGCCGAAGCCATCGGCGGCACGCAGGAAGGCTTCGTGACGCGGATGAACGGCGAGGCGCTGAAGCTCGGCATGACGGATTCGCACTTCGTCAATCCGAACGGCTTGCCCGGCAAAGGCCAGTATACGACGGCGCGCGACCTTGCGGTGCTGACGGTGGCGCTGCGCCGCGATTTTCCGCAATATGCCGGCTATTTCTCGCTGGAGGGTTTCACCAACGGCCAGCAGAACGTGCCGAGCCTCAACATGCTGATCGGCCGTTTCGCCGGCGCCGACGGCATGAAGACCGGCTTCATCTGTGCCTCGGGCTTCAACCAGATCGGTTCGGCGACGCGCAACGGCCGCACGCTGGTCTCCGTCGTGCTCGGCACCGACAGCCTTGCAGCGCGCGCCGATGCGACGGCGAATCTTTTGCAGAAGGGCTTCACCACCCAGCCTGCCAGCAACGACACGCTGGGTTCGCTGAGACCCTACGGGTCGGGACAGGACCAGGTGACCGACATCAGTGCCGATATCTGCAGCGCCAAGGGCGCCAAGGTGCGCAGCGAAACGCGCGACGAAGTCGGCCGCATGAAGGTGCAGTCACCCTATATCCAGCCAATGGACCACGATCCGCAATTCGTCTTTGCCGGCCTCATTCCGGGCCAGGATCCGCAGCCGGCCGCGCAGCCGGAAAAAATGGCGCGGGGCGATACGGCGGGAGTGATCGCCAACGTGCCGGTGCCGATGCCGCGCCCGACATCCTTCTAAGCTTTTAAGGTAAAATGACATGAGCGCGCTCAACGACAGGATTCCGGTCACCATCCTGACCGGCTTTCTCGGCGCCGGCAAATCGACGCTGCTCAACCGCATCCTCAAAGATCCTGTCATGAGGGATGCGGCCGTCATCATCAACGAATTCGGCGATGTCGGTATCGATCATCTTCTGGTCGAAAGTTCCGGCGATTCGATCATCGAGCTGTCCGATGGCTGCCTCTGCTGCACCGTGCGCGGCGAGCTTGTCGATACGCTGGCGAACCTGATGGACGCCGTGCAGACGGGCCGCGTCAAACCGGTCAAGCGCGTCGTCATCGAGACGACGGGCCTTGCCGATCCTTCACCGGTCATGCAGGCGATCATGGGAAATCCCGTCATTGCCACGAATTTCGAACTCGACGGCGTCGTCACCGTCGTGGACGCGGTGAATGGGCTGCAGACGCTCGACAATCACGAGGAAGCGCGCAAGCAGGCGGCGGTCGCCGACCGGCTGATCGTCTCGAAAAAGACGATGGCCGAGGCAACGGACGGGCTGGAAAAACGGCTGCGGGCGCTCAATCCGCGTGCCGCGATGATGGATGCCGACAGCGCCGAGGCGGGCAGTGCCGCGGTGCTGGTCAACGGGCTCTACGATCCGGCGACGAAGATCGCCGATGTCGGTCGCTGGTTGCAGGACGAGGATGCACACGAGGCGCATCATCACCATCATGATGACGACCACAATCACGATCGTGATCGTGATGGCCACGGTCACCACCATCATGATCATGCGCACCAGGACCCGCACGACGTCAATCGTCACGATGCCTCGATCCGCTCGTTCTCGATCATCGAAGACAAACCGATCGATCCGATGGCGCTCGAGATGTTCATCGATCTCCTGCGTTCGGCCCATGGCGAGAAGCTGTTGAGGATGAAGGCGATCGTGTCCGTCTCCGACCGGCCGGATCGGCCGCTGGTGCTGCATGGAGTGCAGAGCATCTTCCATCCGCCGGTGCGGCTTCCCGCCTGGCCGGGGGAAGACCGGCGCACGCGCATGGTGCTGATCACCCGGGATCTGCCGGAAGCCTTCGTGAAGGATCTCTTCGACGCCTTCCTCGGCAAGCCGCGCATCGATATGCCGGATCGCGCGGCGCTCTCCGACAATCCGCTCGCTATCCCCGGTATGCGGATTTAAACCGTTGATGTTTGTTGTGGCGCGATCTTCTTCAGGTCTTGCGTTTAAGGATACTTGAAAGCCACTTGGCCTGCTGGCCGCTGAGAAGGCTGCGATAGCGCTCCTGGCTTGCCGCCAGATGGGCGCGCATGGCGGCGCGGGCGGCTTCCGGGTCCCCGGCAGAAATCGCCTTCAAAATCGCCAAATGCTCGCGCTGCAGGCCTTCCTGATAGTCACGCGACAGCGTGCTATCCGTACCCCAAGGCGAGGCGACGTCGCAGGGGATGGCCCGCATGCCAAGCGCATCGAGAACTTCGACATAATATGAATTATTGGTGGCAGCCGCGATTTCTCGGTGGAAAGCGAAGTCGCTCTTGCCGGTTGCTTCGCCGCGCTCGAGCAGCCGGTCGAATTCGAAGAATGCTTCCTGAATCTGCGCTTCCTGAGCCGCATTGCGCCGTAGCGCAGCAAGCCCTGCGCTCTCGATTTCGAGCCCCATGCGCACCTCGATTATGTTGAGTGCATGGGAAACCTTGTTGCCGACATCGGCGCTGATCGAACCGAAGGCAATCGTCGGATGGTTCTTGACGAAGACGCCGGCGCCTTGCCGCGCCTCGACGAGGCCGTCGGCGGCAAGGGTTGCAATCGCCTCACGGACAACGGTGCGACTGACGCCGAAGAGTTCGCCCATCCGGATCTCGGTCGGCAGCTTTTGGCCGGGCGCGTACACTCCGGACACGACCTGAGCACGGATGGTCGAAACGACGCCTTCGGAGAGTTTCGGCCTTCGCTCGACCCTGAAATCTACGGCTGTGTCGGTCGCCATGTCGCACTCCTATTTGAACACGCTCGGCAGCCACAGCGAAATCGCCGGGATGTAAGTGACCAGCCCGAGCACCACGATGCCCGCACCGTAGAACGGCCAGATCGAGCGCATGGCCTCCCAGACAGAGATCTTGCCGACTGCACAAGCCACGAATTGCACCGCGCCGACTGGAGGCGTGTTCAGCCCTATGCCGAAATTGAGGATCATGATCACGCCGAAATGCACCGGGTCGACACCGTAAGCCTGGGCAACCGGCAGGAAGATCGGCGTGCAGATAATGATGGTCGGCCCCATGTCCATAAACGTGCCGAGCACAAGCATGAGGACATTGAGCAGGAGCAGCACCGTCAGCGGATCATCGGCGACGCTCTTCATCCAGATCACCAGCGAGGCTGGCACCTTCAGGAAGGCCATCAACCAGGAGAAGGCGGCGGCTGTGCCGATAATCAAAAGCACCATTGCCGTCGTGCGCACGGCGCCCTGCGTGGCGTGAACGAAGTCTCTCCAACTCATCTGCCGGTAGACCAGGAGGGTTATCAGCAGCGCGTAGAGCACAGCGATGCAAGAGCTTTCCGTCGCAGTGAAGACGCCGGACCTCACCCCGCCGAAGATGATGGCGATCAGCAGCAGCCCGGGGAGTGCGACGGCGAGCAAATGAGCCACCATGACAAAGCCCGGAAAGGGTTCTGTCGGATAGCCGCGCGAGCGCGCAACGATGTAGGCCGTCACCATGAGCGCGACCGCGAGCAATAGTCCGGGTAACACGCCGGCGGTGAACAGGTCGGCGATGGAGATCTTGCCGCCGGCAGAGATCGAATAGATGATCATGTTGTGGGAGGGCGGCAGGAGCAGCGCGATCAGCGCTGCCATCGAAGTGACGTTCACCGCATAATCGGCGCCATAGCCGCGCTGCTTCATCTGCGGGATCATCAGGCCGCCGACGGCTGCGGCTTCTGCCACCGCCGAACCGGAGATGCCGCCGAACAGCGTGGCTGTGACGATGTTGACCTGGCCGAGGCCGCCGCGCACGTGGCCGACCAGTGATGCGGCGAAGGCGACGATGCGGCTGGCGATGCCGCCACGCACCATCAGGTCGCCAGCGTAGATGAAAAAGGGGATGGCGAGGAGCGAAAATACGCTCATGCCGGAATTCAGCCGCTGGAAGATGACCAGCGGCGGCAGGCCCATGTAGAGCACCGTGGCGAAGCTGGCGACGCCGAGGCAGAAGGCGATCGGCGTTCCTATCAGCATCAGGGTGGTGAAAACACCGAACAGGATCCAGAGTTCCATCGCGCTACACTTTCAATTTGACGTTCGGATCGGCATTGATGTTTTCGATCTCGACGGCGATTTCCGCCGGCAGAATCTCATCCAACGCATCGTCAATCGGTTCGCCGGCGAGGCGGAGCACGATGCGCTCCAGCGAGAAGACGACGGCAAGCACCCCGCCGCCTGCGAGCGGCAGATAGTCGAACGCGCCGGAAATACCCAGCGACGGCAAGGTTGTGTTCCAGGTCAGGCTTATGAGCGCGCCGCCGTACCAGATCATGCCAGCGCCGAAGGCGAGAATGACGACGTCCGAGATCATGCGCAGGACGCGCTTGCCGGATTTCGGCAGCACATAAAGGAGCACGTCGAAACCAAGATGATTATTCTCCCGGATACCGACGGCGGCGCCGAGGAAGATGAACCAGCTCATCAGCATGACCGAGCCCGGCTCCGTCCAACTTGGCGAGTCGTTCAGCACATAGCGGCAAAATACCTGCCAGGCGACAAAGACCGTCATCAGCACCAAGCCGGTGCCCGCAAGCCAAAGGGTGGCGTTGCTCAGGCGTGTCAGAAAATTGACGACGGGTGTCAGGTTGTTCGACATAAGGGCCTCGTCGAAATTGGGCGCTCACTCTCCCTTGCCGGGAGGAAACGAGAAAGATGTGCAGGAAACGGCGAGTGAACCGGGGTGGAGATAACCGTCCACCCCGATAACCGACGCCGCTTTCCGCAATAAAAAGGAAGGCAAGCTATGGCTATTGCACAGCCTTTACATCCTCGACCATCTTCTTCAGCACGTCGTCTTTCACGTGCTTTTCATAAACCGGGGCCATGGCGTCGATGAACCCCTGCTTGTCCGGCGTGCTGATCTGGGCGCCGAGCTTTTCGACATTGGCGCGCGATTCAGTGACCTTGGCTGACCACAGCTCGCGCTGCTTGGCGACGCTGTCTTTGGCGGCCTGTTTGAAGACCGCCTGATCCTCCGGCGTCAGCTTGTCGAACGCCGCCTTGTTCATGACGAACACCTCCGGCAGGATCGTATGCTCGTCGAGAGAGTAGTTCTTCGCTACTTCGGCGTGCTTGGCGGTGTCGTAGCTCGGGAAGTTGTTTTCCGCGCCGTCGATAACGCCCGTTTCGATCCCCGAGTAGACTTCTCCATAGGGCATCGGCGTGGCATTGGCGCCGAGGGCCGCCACCATGTCGACGAAGATATCGGACTGGATAACGCGGAACTTCAGACCCTTCATATCGGCAACCGAACTGATCGGCTTCGTTTTGTTGTAGAACGAGCGCGCGCCGGCATCGTAGAAGGCAAGCACCACGAGACCGGCCGGTTCGAACGCCTTCTTGATCTGGTCGCCGATTGCGCCGTCCATGACCTTGTGCATGTGCTCTTCCGAACGGAAGATATAGGGCAGAGCCGGAACGATCGATTCCTTCACAGTGCCGTTGAAGGGTGCCATTGACACACGATTCAGCTCGATTACGCCGGAGCGCACCTGCTCGATCGTGTCCTTCTCCTCGCCGAGCTGGGCGGAATGATAGACTTCGAGGGAATAGCGGCCCTGCGTCCGCTCCTTCAACAGCTCGCCGAAGTATTTAACGCCCTCGACTGTGGGATAACCGTCCGGATGAGTATCGGACGATTTCAGCACCGTTTGAGCGCTGGCCGCGCCACTCATGAATGAAGCGGCAACCATAAGACCGGCCGCCAGTTTAACGAAATTTTTCATGCTCTCCTCCCGTTTTGCATGACGATTAATTCTCAGAGTCGATATCCCCGGCTTTGCGACTTAGAGGAAGGTCCTCTGCACGCTTCGCCTCCTTCCAGCGATATTTCCACAATCGGGCACTGATGGTCCGGCACGAAAAGTTGCGCGAGTTGGAAGAGGCTCATCGAGACAACCAACATGGCTCAGCGGTGCCCATCGGGTTCGATGGAACAGCTGCTGACCTCTACACGCGAACACTGTCGCTCTTCTTGTGGAAACAGAAGACTTGGATCGATAGCCTCCTCTATTCTTGCCGTTCCTCCGACCGGCTCACTATGGCTAGAACCTGTAAAGTATAATGTCAACATACAAAAGCTGTGTAGTTGTATGATGAATTTTCGGCGCCACTTGGTCTCCGGCCGACAGTTGCGGAAGCGCGAGCAGGCAAGGTTGGAGATGCGGGCGACAGCCTTATGGTGAAGGCGTGCGCTTTGTAATAACCCTCAGGCTCATTCAATTAGTTTCAGTTTTGCGCGACGCTCTTTAGCGCTTGCGGATCAGGAAGCGGTGGCCGTTTTCGGTCTTTTCCGTCTCGACCAGTTCGTGGCCGTCCTCATTGCAGAAATGCGGCATATCGATCACGGCCAGCGGGTCGGTGGTGTCGACGCGAATGAGCGTGCCGCTCGCCATGGCGGCGAGCTTCTTGCGTGTCTTGATCACCGGGAATGGGCATTTCAGGCCGCGAAGATCGTAGAGAACGGGGTTCAAGCCGTTCAGTTCCTCGCCCAGAATTTCCAGAACGGCTTCTTTGCCGTGGCTTCCGCCGTTTCCTGCGGTTCGGGCGCCGCAAAGGCCAGCGGGTTCTGCATCGGCACCGGCACGACCGCAGGTGTCGCGGCAGCGACGGCCGTTGCCTGCGGCTGGGCAGAGATTGCCTGCGGCCCGGCAGGTGTTGCCGGCGTGGCGCCCGGCGCGCTCTTGGCGGCGAGGCCCTGCGCGGTGCGCTTGGCCATCATGTCTTCGAGTTCGGCGACCTTGACCATGCGGCCGGCTTCCAGCGAGGTGCCGGTCGGAGCGTAGGCAAGCTCGCGGCCCTTACGCTGCTTGGCGACCACGGCCTTGCGTTCGGCTTCGGTGGGATCGTACCAGGCCATGCCGTCAAATTTGCTCATCGCCTTGGCATAATCGGCATCGTAGGTCTTGCCGTAGGAGGCAAGGGCGGCCGTCAGCGCCGGCGGCGTCGACATTGCCGGGCATTTGCCGGCGGCATTGAAGGCGTTGCCGTCGGTTGCCTGCTGATTGAAGACGTATTTCTTCTCGCAGACATTCACCTCAGGCGGGCGCTTCGTCACTTCGAAATTGTCGTAGCCGACCTTCAGCATCTTCCAGAAGTCGTAATTGCCGTCGAGGCGATGCTTCACCATGTTTTCCGCCGTCATGCGGAAGGGGAAGGCCTGCAGCTGCACCGTCGCCTGGCCGCCCTTGAAGGCGTCGCGGGCAAAAGCGTAGATCTCCAGCACCTGCTGGTCGGTCATCGAATAGCAGCCGGAGGACGAGCAGGCGCCGTGGATCATCAGATCGGAACCGGTGCGGCCGTTCGCCGCGTCGTAGCGGTTCGGGAAGCCGGTGTTGATCGCCAGATAATATTTGGAATTGGGATTGAGGTTGGCGCGCGTCAGGTCGTAGAAACCTTCCGGCGCCTGCCGGTCGCCGGTCTTTACCTTCGGGCCGAGACGGCCGGACCAGGCGCAGATCTTGTAATCGGCGATCTTGTCGAAACGGTTGTCGGTTTTCGCCTTCCAGATCTCCATGGCACCTTCTTCCTTGAAGATGCGGATCATGATCGGCGAATTACGGTCCATGCCCTTGGCGGACATCTGAGCGAGGATATGGCTGGGAAGCGGCTGCTCGACCTTGTTCTTGACCTTGGAAAGATCGACCTGCGCGGTTTCCAACGCGTCATTGCAGCCGGACAGAGCCAGCGCCATGAGGGAGATATAGGCAAAATAACGTATGCGCATCCCAACTAGCCCATAAAGATAATGCGACCCGGTCCGCCCATGGAGTCCAGGCATCAAACGGAATCATAGACGGTTTATACTTTACAAGTCCTTACCAGCCTATGACGTGCCTGGAACATCCCCGCAAGCGCGAATGCTACAGATAACATCAATGTGGCCAAGATTTGGCCCCAATCGATGAGAAACCGAATGTCCGTTAGAGATTGCGGCCCATGGCGAGGAATTTCTGGCGGCGGTCGTTGCGCAGCTGTTCGCCGGAGCGGGGTGCCATCTCAGCCAGCGCACTGGCGATTACGTCGCCGGTTGCGGCTATCACGCTGTCGGGATCGCGATGCGCGCCGCCGAGCGGCTCGGAAATGATGCCGTCGATAACGCCGAGCGACTTCAGGTCCTCGGCGGTGATCTTCATGTTGGTCGCCGCTTCCCGGGCGCGGGTGGAATCGCGCCAGAGGATGGAAGCTGCCCCTTCGGGCGAGATGACGCTGTAGATCGAATGCTCGAGCATATAGACCTTGTTGCCGGTGGCGATGGCGATGGCGCCGCCCGAGCCTCCTTCGCCGATGACGACGGAGACCAGTGGAACCTTGACGCCGAGACACATTTCCGTTGAGCGGGCGATCGCCTCGGCCTGGCCGCGCTCTTCGGCGCCGACGCCGGGATAGGCGCCTGCCGTATCCACCAGCGAAATCACCGGCAGGCCGAAACGATCGGCCATTTCAAGGATGCGGATCGCCTTTCGGTAGCCTTCCGGACGGGGGCTGCCGAAATTGTGCTTGATGCGGCTCTTGGTGTCGTTGCCCTTTTCCTGGCCGATGACGGCGACGGGTTGGCCGCGGAAGCGGGCAAGGCCCGCCTGGATCGCGGCATCCTCGGAAAATTTGCGGTCGCCGGCAAGCGGTGTGAATTCCTGGAACAGGGTCTTGGCGTAATCGATGAAATGCGGTCGCTGCGGATGGCGGGCGACCTGAGTCTTCTGCCAGGGATTGAGCTTGGAATAGATTTCGACGATCGCCTCACGGACGCGAACCTCCAGCCGGCCGATCTCATCGGTGGTGTCGATGCTCTCGTCTTCCGTTGCGAGCTTCTTCAGCTCGATGATCTTGCCTTCGAGGTCGGAGATCGGCTTTTCGAAGTCGAGATAATTGTGCATGAGGTGCGTTTCCGTTCCTTGTGCCCGGGGCGTTTTCCTGGCTCCGCCCCATGTCGCCGGTCCTATTCGTGCTTTTTCGCCTGTTTGGCAAGGGGGTGATGCGTCTGGACAAGCTGCTGCAGCCTCTCTTCGAGGACATGTGTGTAGATCTGCGTGGTCGAAATGTCCGAATGGCCGAGGAGTTCCTGTACGACGCGCAGATCGGCGCCGTTGGCAAGCAGGTGGCTGGCAAAGGCGTGGCGCATGACATGCGGCGAGATCAGCGACGGCGTCAGGCCGGCGCGGATCGCGAGGTTCTTGAGGTCGCGGGCAAAAACCTGGCGCGGCAGGTATCCCTCCTTCGAGGCGGAGGGAAACAGCCACGGGCTTTCCTGCTGTTCCTTCACGGCTGCATTTTCGGCCGCCAGCAGGCGCCCGTAGGATTTCAGGGCTGATATTGCCGAATGCGACAGCGGCACCAGCCGCTCCTTGTTGCCCTTGCCACGGATCATCAGGAAACGGCCCTCCTGATCGAGCACGCGGGCGGGAAGCGAGACGAGTTCGCTGACCCGCATTCCGGTGGCATAGAGCAGCTCCAGCAACGCCAGCATGCGCAGGCGCTGCAACTGGCCCGGAGCCGGATCCTCGGCTTCGGCCTCGGCCTGCGAAAGCAGCCTGCCGACCTCGTCGACGCCCATCGTCTTCGGCAGCGGACGGCCCTTCTTCGGCGCGTCGAGAATGCCTGTGGGGTCGTCGGTCCTCAGGCCCTCGGCATAGAGGAACTTGTAGAACTGCCGCATGGCGGCAAGCCGGCGCGCCTGGGACGAGGGTTTGAAGCCCTTTCGGGCGAGCGAGGAGAGATAGGCGGCAAGATCGGCGGAGACGGCTTCTGTGAGCCGTATGCTGCGCTCCGTCAGGAAGGAGCGGACGTCGTCGAGATCGCGTTCATAGGATTGCAGCGTGTTGGCGGCAGCGCCGCGCTCGGCGCTCATCATCTCCAGGAAGGATTCCACATGGACGCGGCCGAGATCCACCATGCCGGTCACTTCCTGGTCGTGTCGATCGCGCCCGTCGCGGGCGGATTGACCCGCTCGGACGGAATGCGGATCGTCACGTCGCGCTGCTGCGGCTCCACGAAGGTCACAAGCGCCAGCATCGCTCCGTAGACCGTCCCGGCGAGGATCGCGCAGACGAACAGGAAACGGAACAGGGTCGGCATCCAGCAACTCCTTCATGCTCTGCTTCTGTTATAAGAAGCCTATCTGCAAGTGCAAGAAGCGGTATTCAAGCCATGATTCCCTTGTCCGCGACTTGACGCTCCATCTGCATTTGTCGATACCGTTTGCAAACAAAGTGTGAATGGACCGATGAGTGAACAACTGCTGACCGTTGCTGAAAGCTTGAAAGACAGAGCTCGCGCCGCGCTCGGTTCACGCAATCTCATCCTTGTCGGCCTGATGGGCGCCGGCAAATCCTCTGTCGGGCGCATCGTCGCCAGCCAGCTCGCCATTCCCTTCATCGACAGCGATCTCGAGATCGAGCGGGTGTCGCGCATGACGATCGCCGAGCTTTTCGCCGCCTATGGCGAGCAGGAGTTCCGGGCGTTGGAAGCGCGGGTGATCAAGCGGCTGCTGAAGAGCGGGCCGCGTGTCGTCTCCACCGGAGGCG
The nucleotide sequence above comes from Rhizobium indicum. Encoded proteins:
- a CDS encoding M20 aminoacylase family protein, with amino-acid sequence MPILNRAAELQDEVAEWRRHIHARPELLFAVENTAAFVAEKLKEFGVDEIVTGIGRTGVVGLIKGKGEGRRTVGLRADMDALPLTEITGKPWASKTPGKMHACGHDGHTAMLLGAAKYLAETRNFNGNVAVIFQPAEEGGGGGNLMVKDGMMERFDIEEVYGMHNLPGLPVGQFATRKGAIMAATDEFTVTVKGRGGHAAQPHKTIDPIAIGAQIVANLQMIASRTADPLRSVVVSVTKFNAGFAHNVIPNDATFAGTVRTLDPEVRTLAETRFRQIIEGLVAAHGAEAEISFHRNYPVTVNHPDETEHAVATASAIAGEANVNAEIDPMMGGEDFSYMLNARPGAFIFIGNGDSAGLHNPAYDFNDEAIAHGISYWVRLAEQRLGL
- a CDS encoding D-alanyl-D-alanine carboxypeptidase family protein produces the protein MSTSHFRLFAALRPLSFVSAATAVFLASVPLAQANPHILVDVQTGRVLEHEEAFRKWYPASLTKLMTVYTVFDAIRAGQISLDTPVVISKRAAAQPAAKMYFKPGQKLTLDSALKILLVKSANDVAVAVAEAIGGTQEGFVTRMNGEALKLGMTDSHFVNPNGLPGKGQYTTARDLAVLTVALRRDFPQYAGYFSLEGFTNGQQNVPSLNMLIGRFAGADGMKTGFICASGFNQIGSATRNGRTLVSVVLGTDSLAARADATANLLQKGFTTQPASNDTLGSLRPYGSGQDQVTDISADICSAKGAKVRSETRDEVGRMKVQSPYIQPMDHDPQFVFAGLIPGQDPQPAAQPEKMARGDTAGVIANVPVPMPRPTSF
- a CDS encoding CobW family GTP-binding protein, which encodes MSALNDRIPVTILTGFLGAGKSTLLNRILKDPVMRDAAVIINEFGDVGIDHLLVESSGDSIIELSDGCLCCTVRGELVDTLANLMDAVQTGRVKPVKRVVIETTGLADPSPVMQAIMGNPVIATNFELDGVVTVVDAVNGLQTLDNHEEARKQAAVADRLIVSKKTMAEATDGLEKRLRALNPRAAMMDADSAEAGSAAVLVNGLYDPATKIADVGRWLQDEDAHEAHHHHHDDDHNHDRDRDGHGHHHHDHAHQDPHDVNRHDASIRSFSIIEDKPIDPMALEMFIDLLRSAHGEKLLRMKAIVSVSDRPDRPLVLHGVQSIFHPPVRLPAWPGEDRRTRMVLITRDLPEAFVKDLFDAFLGKPRIDMPDRAALSDNPLAIPGMRI
- a CDS encoding FadR/GntR family transcriptional regulator — translated: MATDTAVDFRVERRPKLSEGVVSTIRAQVVSGVYAPGQKLPTEIRMGELFGVSRTVVREAIATLAADGLVEARQGAGVFVKNHPTIAFGSISADVGNKVSHALNIIEVRMGLEIESAGLAALRRNAAQEAQIQEAFFEFDRLLERGEATGKSDFAFHREIAAATNNSYYVEVLDALGMRAIPCDVASPWGTDSTLSRDYQEGLQREHLAILKAISAGDPEAARAAMRAHLAASQERYRSLLSGQQAKWLSSILKRKT
- a CDS encoding TRAP transporter large permease is translated as MELWILFGVFTTLMLIGTPIAFCLGVASFATVLYMGLPPLVIFQRLNSGMSVFSLLAIPFFIYAGDLMVRGGIASRIVAFAASLVGHVRGGLGQVNIVTATLFGGISGSAVAEAAAVGGLMIPQMKQRGYGADYAVNVTSMAALIALLLPPSHNMIIYSISAGGKISIADLFTAGVLPGLLLAVALMVTAYIVARSRGYPTEPFPGFVMVAHLLAVALPGLLLIAIIFGGVRSGVFTATESSCIAVLYALLITLLVYRQMSWRDFVHATQGAVRTTAMVLLIIGTAAAFSWLMAFLKVPASLVIWMKSVADDPLTVLLLLNVLMLVLGTFMDMGPTIIICTPIFLPVAQAYGVDPVHFGVIMILNFGIGLNTPPVGAVQFVACAVGKISVWEAMRSIWPFYGAGIVVLGLVTYIPAISLWLPSVFK
- a CDS encoding TRAP transporter small permease encodes the protein MSNNLTPVVNFLTRLSNATLWLAGTGLVLMTVFVAWQVFCRYVLNDSPSWTEPGSVMLMSWFIFLGAAVGIRENNHLGFDVLLYVLPKSGKRVLRMISDVVILAFGAGMIWYGGALISLTWNTTLPSLGISGAFDYLPLAGGGVLAVVFSLERIVLRLAGEPIDDALDEILPAEIAVEIENINADPNVKLKV
- a CDS encoding TRAP transporter substrate-binding protein, whose protein sequence is MKNFVKLAAGLMVAASFMSGAASAQTVLKSSDTHPDGYPTVEGVKYFGELLKERTQGRYSLEVYHSAQLGEEKDTIEQVRSGVIELNRVSMAPFNGTVKESIVPALPYIFRSEEHMHKVMDGAIGDQIKKAFEPAGLVVLAFYDAGARSFYNKTKPISSVADMKGLKFRVIQSDIFVDMVAALGANATPMPYGEVYSGIETGVIDGAENNFPSYDTAKHAEVAKNYSLDEHTILPEVFVMNKAAFDKLTPEDQAVFKQAAKDSVAKQRELWSAKVTESRANVEKLGAQISTPDKQGFIDAMAPVYEKHVKDDVLKKMVEDVKAVQ
- a CDS encoding sulfurtransferase TusA family protein yields the protein MNPVLYDLRGLKCPFPVIKTRKKLAAMASGTLIRVDTTDPLAVIDMPHFCNEDGHELVETEKTENGHRFLIRKR